One Verrucomicrobiota bacterium genomic window carries:
- a CDS encoding heavy-metal-associated domain-containing protein: MKKMQLLSLNTMVLVSLLLGAQARAEVSHVSIAVDGLGCPFCVYGIEKQLKHIDGVKKVDIELKTGLALGAGQIFFLDASCGVFLVPVGIEAVTVQGGA; encoded by the coding sequence ATGAAAAAAATGCAATTGCTATCACTCAACACCATGGTGCTGGTTTCACTTCTGCTCGGAGCGCAGGCCCGAGCAGAAGTTTCTCACGTCAGTATCGCCGTCGACGGGCTTGGATGCCCTTTCTGCGTTTATGGAATTGAAAAACAGTTAAAGCACATCGACGGAGTGAAAAAGGTCGATATCGAACTCAAGACAGGTCTGGCGCTGGGTGCAGGACAAATTTTTTTCTTAGATGCCTCATGCGGCGTTTTTCTGGTCCCAGTAGGAATCGAAGCGGTTACTGTGCAGGGCGGTGC
- a CDS encoding MerC domain-containing protein — protein MKVELIYDLDCPNVLEARTQLQRAFVEARIPAKWTEWEKSSPDSPDYVRGYGSPTILVNGKDVDGVSPSDGISSCRLYQNKSRAAQKTPDVETIASALRSATRSRSGWRGILATVPGVGAAFLPVGACPACWPAYAGLLGSFGLGFLLETAYLLPLTIIFLALALLALGYRANTRRGFLPLAVGFAAFAMILIFKFVVFSNPIAYGGLALLIAASIWNSWPMRPKSSCPACAPKAATSVEMKHVNEKSIT, from the coding sequence ATGAAAGTCGAACTCATTTACGACCTTGATTGCCCAAATGTTTTGGAAGCCCGCACTCAGCTTCAGCGCGCTTTTGTTGAGGCTCGAATTCCGGCAAAGTGGACAGAATGGGAAAAGAGCTCCCCGGATAGTCCCGATTACGTCCGTGGCTACGGTTCTCCGACTATACTCGTAAACGGCAAAGACGTGGATGGAGTAAGCCCTTCTGATGGGATTTCCTCCTGTCGTCTTTATCAAAACAAGAGCAGAGCGGCCCAGAAAACTCCCGATGTCGAAACGATTGCTTCGGCTCTTCGATCTGCAACAAGGTCGCGTTCTGGCTGGCGTGGAATCCTCGCAACTGTCCCAGGAGTTGGGGCTGCGTTTCTTCCTGTGGGCGCGTGCCCTGCATGCTGGCCCGCGTATGCGGGCTTGTTGGGTTCTTTTGGTTTAGGCTTTCTGCTCGAAACCGCCTACCTACTGCCGCTGACAATCATCTTTCTGGCTCTTGCCTTACTCGCGTTGGGCTATCGGGCGAACACGCGGCGAGGCTTCTTGCCTCTGGCTGTTGGCTTCGCTGCTTTTGCCATGATTCTCATTTTCAAATTCGTTGTTTTTTCCAATCCGATCGCCTACGGCGGACTGGCGTTACTCATTGCCGCGTCAATTTGGAATTCTTGGCCCATGCGGCCGAAAAGCAGCTGCCCTGCCTGTGCTCCCAAGGCAGCAACTTCCGTTGAAATGAAGCACGTAAATGAAAAATCAATCACTTAA
- a CDS encoding MerR family DNA-binding protein — MTQEPLTMGQVANRSGIGIETVRFYERQGLIKDPPRSGSGYRMYPEETVTRIQFTRRAKDLGFSLKEIKDLLSLSVSPGATCQDIKHRAEAKLTDIEDKIRTLRRMKKALAKVTAACRGEGSVSDCPILEAMEQGKELAK; from the coding sequence ATGACACAAGAACCACTCACAATGGGACAGGTTGCCAATCGCTCCGGAATAGGTATAGAAACCGTGCGTTTTTACGAACGCCAAGGGCTTATTAAAGATCCCCCGCGAAGTGGCTCCGGTTATCGTATGTACCCGGAGGAAACCGTCACTCGCATTCAATTCACCCGGCGGGCGAAGGACCTTGGATTTTCTCTTAAGGAAATAAAGGACCTACTTTCGCTCAGTGTTTCACCCGGTGCCACTTGCCAAGATATCAAACATCGGGCCGAAGCCAAGTTAACCGATATCGAAGACAAGATTCGAACGCTTCGGCGGATGAAGAAAGCACTGGCGAAAGTCACCGCCGCGTGTCGCGGGGAAGGCTCGGTAAGCGATTGTCCCATTCTGGAAGCGATGGAACAGGGAAAGGAATTAGCGAAATGA
- a CDS encoding transporter — MNSPAFIYSLGLCFAASIANATPLVTDRPDATESSSVVGDGVVQLETGILLLEGGSSNEITNVFGTLVRIGLADDWELRAGWDGYNFADGENGIGDSFVGFKRYLKAENGTSPEMALIVHTTLPVGDKNFSSDAFDPSFLLAFSHSLSESLSLGYNVGASASSFVKTNGDKGTLTSADYSIALGYGIDDRVGAFIEIFGSVGLSSPESPVSFDGGFTYLINDDTQLDLYGGLGLNHYAPDWFVGVRFSRRWG; from the coding sequence ATGAATTCTCCTGCTTTTATTTATTCTCTCGGTTTGTGCTTCGCCGCTTCAATCGCCAACGCAACTCCTCTGGTCACAGATAGGCCCGACGCGACGGAATCCAGCTCGGTGGTTGGAGATGGAGTGGTGCAACTGGAAACCGGCATTCTCCTGCTAGAAGGTGGATCCAGTAACGAAATCACCAATGTTTTTGGTACCTTGGTCAGAATTGGGTTGGCGGACGATTGGGAACTACGCGCAGGGTGGGACGGCTATAACTTTGCGGATGGGGAAAACGGAATTGGGGATTCCTTTGTCGGCTTCAAGAGATACCTGAAAGCTGAAAACGGGACGAGTCCCGAGATGGCTCTTATCGTTCATACGACTCTTCCGGTTGGAGATAAAAACTTTTCTTCGGATGCGTTTGATCCCAGCTTCCTTTTGGCCTTTTCGCATAGCTTGAGCGAATCGCTTTCGCTCGGATATAATGTTGGAGCCTCCGCAAGCTCATTTGTAAAGACGAATGGAGACAAGGGCACTCTGACTTCCGCCGATTATTCGATCGCGCTCGGTTATGGCATTGATGATCGAGTCGGAGCCTTCATTGAGATTTTTGGTTCGGTGGGGCTTAGTTCGCCCGAGTCTCCCGTTTCGTTTGATGGCGGTTTTACTTACCTTATTAACGACGACACTCAACTTGATTTATACGGTGGACTGGGTTTAAACCACTATGCGCCGGATTGGTTTGTGGGGGTGAGATTTTCGAGGCGTTGGGGTTAA